Below is a window of Enterococcus gilvus ATCC BAA-350 DNA.
ATGAAAGACAACGAATTTTAGAATTAGTCAAAAAAGGTATTTTATCGACTCAAGAAGGTTTAGATTTATTAGAAAGTATGGCCAAGGCAAAGGATGAAGCGCAAATCAAGCAAGCTGCTGATAAAGTGGATTCTTATCACCGTGACCAAGCAACCAATTTAGTTGATGAATGGGAAAACAAAAAAAATGCAGAAGAAGCGGATGGGTCTGAAGAACAGGACTTGGAAGATCTTGAAGCTTACTTCGATGATTTAGCGACAGAAGCCAATCAAATTTCTGCTCATATTGATGAAATCAACCGGAAGAAGAACGAATTAAAAGCGGCTCTTCATGAAAAAGAAGAAGTGTTGATGGAATTAGATACGAAGGAAGAATTGGATACATTATCAGAAGAAGATGATAAAATCCGTGAAACCGTCCAAGAAGAAATTGATGAGCTGAAGGAACAAATCGCCGCGTTGCAGGAACAAGTCGATGCACAAGAAGAAAAGTTGAAAAATGTACAAGACGATCAAAATGAAACACGCAAAGAACGTACACGTGCACGGTTTGATATTCCAGATGATTTGAAAGATCAAGCAACTGAGACATTCTCACAAGTTGGTGAAAAGCTTGGAGAAGCAGGGATTCAATTAAGTCGTTTGATGAAGAAAACGTGGAAGACGGTTTCTGATACTGTAGAAGAAAACGTGGATTGGAAAGACTTCAACGTGAAAGTTCCTGGTTTAGTAACGTCTAAGTTTGAACACCAATTCTTATATACAGATGTGGAACCTACTTTGCTGGACATTAAATTAGCGAATGGGAAAGTTACCTTAAAATCATGGGATGACGCAGCTATCAAAGTAGATGCGAAAATCAAACTTTATGGTAAAATGAATGAAGCAACGCCGCTTCAATCGCTATTAGAACGTAGCCAAATTGAAGTAAACGATGAGCACATCTCATTCCAGATCCCAAATAAGCGTGTCCAAGCAGAGTTAGTTTTCTACTTGCCAAAACGGACGTATGACCACGTAGCAGTTAAATTATTGAATGGTGATTTGACTGTTGAAGAGATGGATGCTAAAGATGTCTATGCGAAATCAACGAATGGCAATATTATGTTCAAGCATATCGATGCGACGATGCTTGAAATCCAAGGTGTTAATGGGAATATCGAGATCCGCGAAGGTGCGATCTTAGATTCGATCATTGAAACTGTTAATGGGAATATTACGACTCAAGCAGCGATTCAAAACTACGGCATTTCATTGGTAAATGGAGATGTCAAATTGACCGCTGGACATGATAGCCTACAAAAAATCAAAGCAAGCTCAGTGAACGGAAACGTCAAAGTTTCTTTAGGAAAAACAGTTGGACTAGAAGGATTAGCCAAAACAAGCTTAGGCAGTATCAATGATCGCTTATCAAACTATGAAGTAATCAGAGAGAAAAAAGAGAAAACAAACCGCTTATTGCAATTTCGTCGGGTTGCCGATGAAATGGTGAAAATCGATGTATCAACAACGACTGGTAGTATTTTCTTGAAAGATTTTGACAATTAAGAAATAATAAGGAAGGAAGATTCATATGCAAAAGAAATTACAAAAGTCACGAACAAATGTGGTACTGACAGGTACCTTAGCAGGGATCGCCGAATACTTCGGGATTGATCCAACAATTGTGCGTGTCATTTATGTTTTCTTGAGTCTCGTCTTGATTGGCTCACCAGTCATCCTCTACATTTTATTGGCGTTAGTGATCCCATCAGCACCAAGAGGCAGAGATTCTTATGGACATAACAATCCCTATTATGGGAACAATGACTACAATGATTATGAAAAAAAATCGTCCCGCCAACGAAAGAAAGCGGACAAAATCGATGAAGATGACTGGAGCGACTTTTAATGACTTACCTACAGCGCTTAATAGCTAATGCACTGATTTTCATTTCACTATCGGTGCTCTTTCCTAATCAGGTATATGTGGAAAGTTTAATGATGGCTGTTGCTGCAAGCTTTGTCCTATCAATATTGAATACGCTAGTGAAACCAATCTTGATTTTTCTTTCACTGCCATTAAATATTTTGACCTTGGGACTGTTCAGCTTTGTGATTAGCGCTGGTATGTTGCAAATGACTTCCAACCTATTAGGAAATTATCGCTTTGGCTTTTCTAGTTTCGCGGTCTCCATATTGGTGGCGATCGTCATGGCTATTGTCAATGCGATCGTTTCGGATCATAATATCGATAAATACGCGGACAGATAAATTTAGTTACCCTTTAAGCTGTAGATAGACTCCCTCGTGTGGAGAATGTCTACAGCTTTTTACATGGAAAAAATGAAAGACAGATGTTCGAGGATGCTTGCTCTCACTGTCTCTCACGCAGCAGCGTTGTCTGGCTTTCGTCATTTTTTGAATAACAAAACGTTAGCCAAATTACTACTGCCGTATCTTGATTCATTAATGTTTAGTAAAGCCTTTTCCTAAGATTGGCGGAGAAGCTTGTCTGAACCTAGTCACCCTATGGATAAAATGATAAAATAGAGCGGAAGTGTAGAAAAGAGGGATTATATGGCTGAAACAGTAAAAGTAAAAGAACTAGTTGATAACCTTTCATTGGAAGTGGTCACGGGTGATGAAGAAAGTCTTGAGCGGGTCATCACCACCGGCGATATTTCTCGTCCCGGATTAGAGTTGACGGGCTATTTTAATTATTACTCCCATGACCGGTTACAACTTTTTGGAAATAAAGAAATTACATTCGCGGAACGAATGATGCCGGAAGAACGTTTGATGGTTTTGCGGCGTATGTGCAGCGACGATACGCCTGCTTTTATTGTTTCTCGCGGCTTGACACCGCCAAAGGAAATGATCGAAGCGGCGAGTGAACGGAACATTCCGGTGTTGAGTTCACCTATCTCGACCTCTCGGTTACTAGGTGAGATTTCTAGTTACTTGAATGGCGGCTTAGCACCGCGGACGAGTGTTCACGGTGTATTAGTGGATGTTTATGGATTAGGTGTGCTGATTCAAGGGGACAGTGGGATTGGTAAAAGCGAGACTGCGTTGGAGTTGGTAAAACGAGGCCATCGATTGATTGCGGATGATCGAGTAGATGTTTATCAACAAGAC
It encodes the following:
- the liaX gene encoding daptomycin-sensing surface protein LiaX produces the protein MNERQRILELVKKGILSTQEGLDLLESMAKAKDEAQIKQAADKVDSYHRDQATNLVDEWENKKNAEEADGSEEQDLEDLEAYFDDLATEANQISAHIDEINRKKNELKAALHEKEEVLMELDTKEELDTLSEEDDKIRETVQEEIDELKEQIAALQEQVDAQEEKLKNVQDDQNETRKERTRARFDIPDDLKDQATETFSQVGEKLGEAGIQLSRLMKKTWKTVSDTVEENVDWKDFNVKVPGLVTSKFEHQFLYTDVEPTLLDIKLANGKVTLKSWDDAAIKVDAKIKLYGKMNEATPLQSLLERSQIEVNDEHISFQIPNKRVQAELVFYLPKRTYDHVAVKLLNGDLTVEEMDAKDVYAKSTNGNIMFKHIDATMLEIQGVNGNIEIREGAILDSIIETVNGNITTQAAIQNYGISLVNGDVKLTAGHDSLQKIKASSVNGNVKVSLGKTVGLEGLAKTSLGSINDRLSNYEVIREKKEKTNRLLQFRRVADEMVKIDVSTTTGSIFLKDFDN
- a CDS encoding PspC domain-containing protein, yielding MQKKLQKSRTNVVLTGTLAGIAEYFGIDPTIVRVIYVFLSLVLIGSPVILYILLALVIPSAPRGRDSYGHNNPYYGNNDYNDYEKKSSRQRKKADKIDEDDWSDF
- a CDS encoding phage holin family protein, which gives rise to MTYLQRLIANALIFISLSVLFPNQVYVESLMMAVAASFVLSILNTLVKPILIFLSLPLNILTLGLFSFVISAGMLQMTSNLLGNYRFGFSSFAVSILVAIVMAIVNAIVSDHNIDKYADR
- the hprK gene encoding HPr(Ser) kinase/phosphatase translates to MAETVKVKELVDNLSLEVVTGDEESLERVITTGDISRPGLELTGYFNYYSHDRLQLFGNKEITFAERMMPEERLMVLRRMCSDDTPAFIVSRGLTPPKEMIEAASERNIPVLSSPISTSRLLGEISSYLNGGLAPRTSVHGVLVDVYGLGVLIQGDSGIGKSETALELVKRGHRLIADDRVDVYQQDELTLIGEPPRILQHLIEIRGIGIIDVMNLFGASAVRGSMPVQLVVYLESWSKDKKYDRLGSGNTEVEIAEVKIPQVKIPVKTGRNVAIIIEVAAMNFRARTMGYDATKTFEDRLTQLIEENSGQ